A single window of Bordetella genomosp. 11 DNA harbors:
- a CDS encoding sugar ABC transporter, whose translation MLALVYVLCIATPRYEAESRFFVQSGSGQDSGGGGAASLLTTGNMGGMLGGFVDGWAVSDFLKSRDAMRQLDQAVGLRRYLAHDGMDLFNRLAPDASEDDLYRAYQSSVKVSFNVLEQIDVLRVSAFSPQDAAILSQALIRLAEDFVSRLNEKGVADKLKVSEESVKRAERKALHARDALTAWRTAHGNIDPTATVAMLLNLSGQLEGELSNAQINLDKIRALGNPNHPMLRPAEMQVSALQKRIVAVRRRLSGEGNTEAKQLKSYEALRNAQAFADSNLTLAQQSYQQAMVDALRLQRYLSIIAQPVPTDRPSSPKLRILLLEALALGFVLMLVLRLAMALLKGMRHG comes from the coding sequence GTGCTTGCCCTGGTCTATGTGTTGTGCATCGCGACGCCTCGCTATGAGGCGGAGTCGCGCTTCTTCGTGCAATCCGGCTCGGGCCAGGATTCCGGCGGCGGCGGGGCCGCGAGCCTGCTTACCACGGGGAATATGGGCGGCATGCTGGGAGGTTTCGTGGACGGTTGGGCCGTCAGCGATTTTCTCAAGTCGCGCGATGCCATGCGCCAGCTGGATCAGGCCGTCGGCCTGCGCCGCTACCTGGCCCATGACGGCATGGACCTGTTCAATCGCCTCGCGCCCGACGCCAGCGAGGACGATCTGTACCGCGCATACCAGTCGTCCGTAAAAGTGTCCTTTAACGTGCTGGAGCAAATCGACGTGCTGCGCGTCAGCGCGTTTTCTCCTCAGGACGCGGCCATCCTCTCGCAGGCGCTGATTCGCCTGGCGGAGGATTTCGTCAGCCGCCTGAACGAGAAAGGCGTCGCCGACAAGTTGAAGGTCAGCGAGGAGTCCGTCAAACGTGCGGAGCGCAAGGCGCTTCACGCCCGCGACGCCCTGACGGCGTGGCGAACGGCGCATGGCAATATCGACCCGACGGCGACCGTGGCGATGCTGCTGAATCTGTCCGGCCAGCTCGAAGGCGAGCTCAGCAACGCGCAGATCAACCTGGACAAGATCCGTGCCCTGGGCAATCCGAATCATCCCATGCTCAGGCCCGCCGAGATGCAGGTCTCGGCGTTGCAGAAGCGGATCGTGGCGGTGCGCCGCCGCCTGAGCGGCGAGGGGAATACAGAGGCGAAGCAGCTGAAGTCGTACGAGGCGCTGCGCAATGCCCAGGCCTTCGCGGATTCCAACCTGACGCTGGCTCAGCAGTCGTATCAGCAGGCCATGGTGGATGCACTGCGATTGCAGCGGTATCTATCGATCATCGCGCAGCCGGTTCCGACGGACCGCCCCAGCAGCCCCAAGCTGCGGATACTTTTGCTGGAAGCGCTGGCCCTGGGCTTCGTGCTGATGCTGGTGTTGCGCCTCGCCATGGCTTTGCTCAAGGGGATGCGTCATGGGTGA